A genomic segment from Streptosporangium roseum DSM 43021 encodes:
- a CDS encoding methyltransferase: MVSTAPDIGSVHGILRLGNAFCQAQALLTAVELDLFTVLHDGPATEEEISGRLGLHGRGLRDFLRLLVVLGLLEQENGRYRAAAGPDRYLVSGLPGYVGGALLGAKANLYPVWDGLTETLRSGRPRSAADGFAAMLDDPEQLRRYVRMMEGTLRPLIPRLAEAVDWSGYRSVLDVGGGRGGLAGQLVITHPGLAGHVFDLPQMEPLFREHMAELGTAGSVRFHAGDFFRDPLPRADVLILGHILHNWPHGQREELVRKAFQAVNPGGVLLVHDRMLDDERPSIDNLLASLIMALVTEEGSEYTIGELTELAASAGFASVSHRRLDDNETLVLCRKAAGRTPSHG; this comes from the coding sequence ATGGTGAGCACAGCTCCCGACATCGGCTCCGTGCACGGCATTCTCCGGCTCGGTAATGCTTTCTGCCAGGCGCAGGCGTTGCTCACGGCGGTCGAGCTCGATCTGTTCACCGTGCTGCACGACGGCCCTGCCACCGAGGAGGAGATCAGCGGGCGGCTGGGGCTGCACGGCCGCGGGCTGCGCGACTTCCTGCGGCTGCTGGTCGTTCTCGGCCTGCTGGAGCAGGAGAACGGCCGTTACCGCGCGGCCGCCGGCCCGGACCGCTACCTTGTCAGCGGCCTGCCCGGCTACGTCGGCGGCGCCCTGCTGGGGGCCAAGGCGAACCTGTACCCGGTCTGGGACGGGCTGACCGAGACGCTGCGCAGTGGCCGGCCGCGGTCGGCGGCCGACGGTTTCGCCGCCATGCTGGACGATCCAGAACAGTTGCGGCGCTACGTGCGCATGATGGAGGGCACGCTGCGGCCGCTCATCCCGCGGCTGGCCGAGGCGGTCGACTGGTCGGGATACCGTTCGGTGCTGGATGTCGGCGGCGGCCGCGGCGGCCTGGCGGGGCAGCTCGTCATCACGCACCCCGGGCTGGCCGGGCACGTGTTCGACCTGCCGCAGATGGAGCCGCTGTTCCGGGAGCACATGGCCGAGCTGGGCACGGCCGGGTCGGTGCGCTTCCACGCCGGAGACTTCTTCCGCGACCCGCTGCCCCGCGCCGATGTGCTGATCCTCGGGCACATCCTGCACAACTGGCCGCACGGGCAGCGCGAGGAGCTGGTGCGCAAGGCCTTCCAGGCGGTCAACCCCGGTGGAGTGCTGCTGGTGCACGACCGGATGCTGGACGACGAGCGCCCCAGCATCGACAACCTGCTGGCGAGCCTCATCATGGCGCTGGTCACCGAGGAGGGGTCGGAGTACACGATCGGCGAGCTGACCGAACTCGCCGCGTCCGCCGGCTTCGCCTCCGTGAGTCACCGGCGGCTCGACGACAACGAGACACTGGTCCTCTGCCGCAAAGCCGCCGGCCGGACTCCCTCGCACGGCTGA
- a CDS encoding FAD-dependent oxidoreductase — MDTPRDRGRPLRIIIIGGGIGGLCLAQGLRQAGIDDIVVYERDESARGRMQGYRLRISPEGERALRQCLPRQAQDLLTATSNKRHEEGLAAYDDQLNPQWAPAFDDPRGDAPDKVDAVDRVTLRRILLADLDGVVRFGKRFTHYEQVDGEVVAHFADGGSDTGDVLVAADGANSQVRAQLRPADRAHDLGVRAILSRTPRAGAIEAGLPEVLRDRFVNVTGSNGLRLALMPMVFRTPPREAAERFWPGLGFDDTEDYYMSVFSVHREVLGLPDDSFFAMTGEELRELVLERTAGWHPHLRGVFAHSEAEETYPLALRATLPVEPWAPGNVIPLGDAVHTMPPTGGVGANTALRDAASLCRALTAVTRGERPLLDAVAEYQAEMVRYATEATNMSLKIAKWSMQKIDLSEKKLSQA; from the coding sequence ATGGACACCCCTCGCGACCGGGGCCGGCCGCTGCGGATCATCATCATCGGCGGCGGCATCGGCGGACTGTGCCTCGCCCAAGGGCTGAGGCAGGCCGGTATCGACGACATCGTCGTATACGAACGTGACGAATCCGCCCGGGGGCGGATGCAGGGATACCGGTTGCGGATCAGTCCCGAGGGGGAGCGGGCACTACGGCAGTGCCTGCCCCGCCAGGCGCAGGACCTGCTCACCGCGACGTCGAACAAGCGGCACGAGGAGGGCCTGGCGGCCTACGACGATCAGCTCAACCCGCAGTGGGCCCCCGCGTTCGACGATCCGCGCGGCGACGCGCCGGACAAGGTGGACGCGGTCGACCGGGTGACGCTGCGCCGCATACTGCTCGCCGATCTCGACGGTGTGGTGCGCTTCGGCAAACGGTTCACCCACTACGAGCAGGTGGACGGGGAGGTCGTGGCGCACTTCGCCGACGGCGGCTCGGACACCGGCGACGTGCTGGTGGCCGCTGACGGGGCGAACTCCCAGGTACGGGCCCAGCTACGGCCGGCCGACCGCGCCCACGACCTCGGCGTGCGCGCGATCCTGTCTCGCACCCCGCGGGCCGGCGCGATCGAGGCCGGGTTGCCGGAGGTCCTGCGCGACCGGTTCGTCAACGTGACGGGATCGAACGGACTCCGTCTCGCGCTGATGCCCATGGTCTTCCGCACCCCACCGCGGGAGGCCGCCGAGCGGTTCTGGCCCGGCCTGGGATTCGACGACACCGAGGACTACTACATGTCGGTGTTCAGCGTGCACCGCGAGGTTCTGGGGCTGCCCGACGACTCGTTCTTCGCCATGACCGGCGAGGAGCTCCGCGAGCTGGTGCTCGAACGCACCGCCGGCTGGCATCCGCACCTGCGCGGCGTGTTCGCCCACTCCGAGGCGGAGGAGACCTACCCGCTCGCGCTGAGGGCCACCCTGCCCGTCGAGCCCTGGGCGCCGGGGAACGTGATCCCGCTCGGCGACGCGGTGCACACGATGCCGCCGACCGGCGGGGTCGGAGCCAACACGGCGCTGCGCGACGCCGCCTCGCTGTGCCGCGCGCTGACCGCGGTGACGCGTGGCGAGCGGCCACTGCTGGACGCCGTGGCCGAATACCAGGCGGAGATGGTCCGGTACGCGACCGAGGCGACGAACATGTCGCTGAAGATCGCCAAATGGTCCATGCAGAAGATCGACCTCAGTGAGAAGAAGCTCTCCCAAGCGTAA
- a CDS encoding LLM class flavin-dependent oxidoreductase translates to MDDLSTFRNLVRLTDDLGYDVIGVGDTPARAYELYVSLTVAAQESRNAILTPMVTTPFLRHPAATATAISTLHELTGGRVMLAVGNGGSTRRVVGRSPVGTPQELHDYVTAVRAILDGGTAHVDGHTTEPLTRVHPMPVYLAADYPRSLRLAGEIADGVVTTVGMSAELVERKVATVRAAAEKAGRDPEAIEIWGFSFISVKDTRAEANAELGAALASDVALRLKAPHMRALIPPDLLGAVEEMERRYDVWDFAVGGKNARLLEELGLVDFAAGLTGVTGDVPEVAAHLKRLESIGVSGVFAALPVLADPEGTLRRLGRAAASA, encoded by the coding sequence ATGGACGACCTCTCCACATTCCGGAATCTGGTCCGGCTGACCGACGATCTCGGATATGACGTCATCGGGGTCGGGGACACACCGGCCCGCGCATACGAGTTGTACGTGTCGCTCACGGTGGCGGCGCAGGAGAGCCGGAACGCGATTCTGACGCCGATGGTCACCACGCCGTTCCTCCGCCACCCGGCCGCCACCGCCACCGCGATCTCCACGTTGCACGAGCTGACGGGGGGCCGCGTCATGCTCGCCGTCGGGAACGGCGGCAGCACCAGGCGGGTCGTCGGACGGTCCCCGGTGGGGACGCCACAGGAACTGCACGACTACGTCACGGCGGTACGGGCGATCCTCGACGGCGGCACGGCACATGTCGACGGCCACACCACCGAGCCGCTCACCCGGGTCCATCCCATGCCGGTGTACCTCGCCGCGGACTACCCCAGGAGCCTGCGACTGGCGGGCGAGATCGCCGACGGGGTGGTCACCACCGTCGGCATGTCGGCCGAGCTCGTCGAGCGGAAGGTGGCGACGGTCCGGGCGGCGGCGGAGAAGGCCGGGCGCGATCCCGAGGCGATCGAGATCTGGGGGTTCAGCTTCATCTCGGTCAAGGACACCCGCGCGGAGGCGAACGCCGAGCTCGGCGCGGCCCTCGCCTCCGACGTGGCCCTGCGCCTGAAGGCGCCGCACATGCGGGCGCTCATCCCCCCCGACCTGCTGGGCGCGGTCGAGGAGATGGAGCGCCGCTACGACGTCTGGGACTTCGCCGTCGGAGGGAAGAACGCGAGGCTGCTGGAGGAGCTGGGACTCGTCGACTTCGCGGCCGGGCTGACCGGCGTGACCGGGGACGTCCCCGAGGTGGCCGCCCACCTGAAGCGGCTGGAGTCGATCGGCGTGTCGGGGGTGTTCGCGGCGCTCCCCGTTCTCGCCGACCCGGAGGGGACGCTCCGCCGGCTCGGCCGGGCGGCGGCCTCCGCCTGA
- a CDS encoding LLM class flavin-dependent oxidoreductase, whose amino-acid sequence MDIGVCLPTTIPGADGSQLIEFARRADRLGFHSLTVVDRVVYDNYDGIVALSAAAAVTERIKLVTAILLAAYRPSAVELAKQLASLDRLSGGRLILGVSAGMRQDDYVATGADYGTRGRRLDAMIEEIREVWKGEGPVPGVGPRPTNGDIPIWAGGHSPAGLRRAAKYGIGWISPGGPPHKYPELVTKIKELWAEEGRTGSPRMGANCYVSLGPDGKEQATEHMLSYYSYMGTMAQHLAAGAVTDEGRLRDVVDGYAANGCDELLLLSCTADPDHLDRIADVVLR is encoded by the coding sequence ATGGATATCGGAGTCTGCCTGCCGACCACCATTCCCGGTGCTGACGGCAGCCAGTTGATCGAGTTCGCGCGCCGTGCGGATCGCCTCGGATTCCACAGCCTGACGGTGGTCGACCGAGTGGTCTACGACAACTACGACGGCATCGTCGCGCTTTCCGCCGCGGCCGCGGTCACCGAGCGGATCAAGCTCGTCACGGCGATCCTGCTGGCCGCCTACCGGCCGAGCGCGGTGGAACTGGCCAAGCAGCTCGCCAGCCTGGACCGCCTCTCCGGCGGCCGGCTCATCCTCGGCGTCTCCGCCGGGATGCGGCAGGACGACTACGTCGCCACCGGCGCCGACTACGGCACCCGCGGCCGGCGCCTGGACGCGATGATCGAGGAGATCAGGGAGGTGTGGAAGGGGGAGGGCCCGGTACCGGGCGTCGGCCCCCGCCCCACCAACGGCGACATCCCGATCTGGGCCGGCGGCCACTCGCCGGCCGGTCTCCGCCGGGCCGCCAAGTACGGAATCGGCTGGATCTCGCCGGGCGGCCCGCCGCACAAGTACCCGGAGCTGGTGACGAAGATCAAGGAACTCTGGGCCGAGGAAGGCCGTACCGGTTCACCGAGGATGGGCGCCAACTGCTACGTGTCGCTCGGCCCGGACGGCAAGGAGCAGGCCACCGAGCACATGCTCAGCTACTACTCCTACATGGGCACGATGGCGCAGCATCTCGCGGCGGGAGCCGTCACGGACGAGGGCAGGCTGCGCGACGTGGTGGACGGCTACGCGGCCAACGGCTGCGACGAGCTGCTGCTGCTGTCGTGCACGGCCGATCCCGACCACCTCGATCGGATAGCCGACGTGGTGCTGCGCTGA
- a CDS encoding methyltransferase has product MTSIPTDTSRPAGILRLANSFCDAKALLTAVELDLFTVLHAGPASEEEIRRRLELHGRGLSDWLDLLVELNLLERDGARYRNGAGADRHLVRGADSYIGGFIERSNRNLYPAWGRLSEALRSGKQQSGSDFEAVVDNPKVLAQFINSMDALTGVLGPQLIEAYDGWSGYQSVLDVGGCRGGLVSQVVRAYPHLSGAVFDLPQMAPFFEEKVAEQGLAGKVTFHGGSFFTDPLPTADIVMLGHVLHDWDPQQRKFLVEQAYRSVNPGGVLLVYDRMLDRESSRVENLVISLDMLLVTDGGSEYTVSELRGHAEGAGFTSIEDRPLGDDDTLVVARKAR; this is encoded by the coding sequence GTGACGAGCATTCCCACGGACACCAGCCGTCCAGCCGGGATCCTGCGGCTGGCAAATTCCTTTTGCGACGCCAAGGCGCTGCTGACCGCCGTAGAACTCGACCTGTTCACCGTCCTGCACGCCGGCCCGGCCAGTGAGGAGGAGATCCGCCGCCGCCTGGAGCTGCACGGCCGGGGCCTTTCCGACTGGCTCGACCTGCTCGTCGAGCTGAACCTGCTGGAGCGGGACGGCGCCCGCTACCGCAACGGCGCGGGCGCCGACCGCCATCTGGTGCGCGGCGCGGACTCCTACATCGGCGGGTTCATCGAGCGGTCCAACCGCAACCTGTATCCGGCATGGGGCAGGCTGTCCGAAGCGCTGCGCAGCGGAAAGCAGCAGTCCGGGAGCGACTTCGAGGCGGTGGTGGACAACCCGAAGGTGCTGGCCCAGTTCATCAACTCGATGGACGCGCTGACCGGCGTGCTCGGCCCGCAGCTGATCGAGGCCTACGACGGATGGTCCGGCTACCAGTCCGTGCTGGACGTCGGCGGCTGCCGCGGCGGTCTGGTGTCGCAGGTCGTCAGGGCGTACCCGCACCTTTCCGGTGCCGTGTTCGACCTGCCGCAGATGGCGCCCTTCTTCGAGGAGAAGGTCGCCGAGCAGGGCCTGGCGGGCAAGGTGACGTTCCACGGCGGCAGCTTCTTCACCGACCCGCTCCCGACGGCGGACATCGTGATGCTCGGGCACGTGCTGCACGACTGGGACCCGCAGCAGCGGAAGTTCCTGGTGGAGCAGGCCTACCGGAGCGTCAACCCCGGAGGCGTGCTGCTGGTCTACGACCGCATGCTCGACCGTGAGTCCAGCCGTGTCGAGAACCTGGTGATCAGCCTGGACATGCTGCTGGTCACCGACGGCGGCTCCGAGTACACCGTGTCCGAGCTGCGAGGACACGCCGAAGGGGCCGGATTCACCTCGATCGAGGACCGTCCGCTCGGCGACGACGACACGCTCGTGGTGGCCCGCAAGGCGCGCTGA
- a CDS encoding ferredoxin encodes MAMQVSATKETCAVSSMCVYRAPAVFDQDEDGTVEVIDPNPPAELHEAVRSAARGCPTRSIHVE; translated from the coding sequence ATGGCGATGCAGGTGAGCGCGACCAAGGAAACGTGCGCGGTGAGCAGCATGTGCGTCTACCGCGCGCCTGCGGTCTTCGATCAGGACGAGGACGGCACGGTCGAGGTCATCGACCCGAATCCCCCCGCTGAGCTGCACGAAGCCGTCCGGAGCGCGGCGCGCGGCTGCCCGACCAGGTCGATACACGTCGAGTGA
- a CDS encoding NAD(P)/FAD-dependent oxidoreductase: protein MRESTQILIIGGGPAGSTAAGLLAREGFQVTLLERDRFPRYHIGESILPSCRPIFELLGVWDKVEAHGFQPKGGAFFQWGPEEWEVRFSNLGDDTPNAWQVIRSEFDQLLLDHARELGVEVIEGVSVRDIEFDGDRAVAARWYDTKDPERSGRIEFGHVIDASGRGGVLATRHLKNRRFHDVFRNVAAWTYWKNAKPLSKGPSGAIAVCSVEDGWFWAIPLHDGTLSVGLVTGRDLFNDSRGRLNGDIQAVYDEALAKCPTVLELLDGAEQVSGMKVEQDYSYVAENFAGPGYLLSGDAACFLDPLLSTGVHLATYSAMLGAASLSSVLRGEVAEQDAWRFYNTVYHHAYQRLLILVSVFYESYRGKEHHFYNAQRLTSDERDHLNLQAAFDRIITGIADLNDAEQAYRLVQEHLRGGESGDPNPLNNLNRVHEVKQSPFDPANAVGGLYLVTEPRLGLRSNGATPSDPS, encoded by the coding sequence ATGCGTGAATCGACCCAGATTTTGATCATCGGTGGTGGCCCGGCGGGTTCGACCGCGGCCGGCCTGCTGGCCCGTGAGGGCTTCCAGGTGACCCTCCTCGAACGCGACCGCTTCCCCCGTTACCACATCGGCGAATCGATCCTGCCGTCCTGCCGCCCGATCTTCGAGCTGCTCGGAGTCTGGGACAAGGTCGAGGCCCACGGCTTCCAGCCCAAGGGCGGCGCGTTCTTCCAGTGGGGCCCCGAGGAGTGGGAGGTGCGCTTCAGCAACCTGGGCGACGACACCCCCAACGCCTGGCAGGTCATCCGCAGCGAGTTCGACCAGCTCCTGCTCGACCACGCCCGCGAGCTCGGCGTCGAGGTGATCGAAGGGGTGAGCGTCCGCGACATCGAGTTCGACGGCGACCGCGCCGTCGCGGCCCGCTGGTACGACACCAAGGATCCCGAGCGCAGCGGCCGCATCGAGTTCGGCCATGTCATCGACGCCTCCGGCCGCGGCGGCGTGCTGGCCACCCGCCATCTCAAGAACCGCCGGTTCCACGACGTGTTCCGCAACGTCGCCGCGTGGACGTACTGGAAGAACGCCAAGCCGCTCAGCAAGGGGCCCAGCGGCGCGATCGCGGTGTGCTCGGTCGAGGACGGATGGTTCTGGGCCATCCCCCTCCACGACGGGACGCTGAGCGTCGGCCTGGTGACCGGACGCGACCTGTTCAACGACAGCCGCGGGCGGCTGAACGGCGACATCCAGGCGGTCTACGACGAGGCGCTCGCGAAGTGCCCGACCGTCCTCGAACTGCTCGACGGCGCCGAGCAGGTGAGCGGGATGAAGGTCGAGCAGGACTACTCCTACGTCGCGGAGAACTTCGCCGGCCCCGGCTACCTGCTCTCGGGCGACGCCGCCTGCTTCCTCGACCCCCTGCTGTCCACCGGCGTCCACCTCGCCACCTACAGCGCGATGCTCGGCGCGGCGAGCCTGTCGAGCGTGCTGCGCGGGGAGGTCGCCGAGCAGGACGCGTGGCGCTTCTACAACACCGTCTACCACCACGCCTACCAACGGCTTCTCATCCTGGTCTCGGTGTTCTACGAGAGCTACCGGGGCAAGGAGCACCACTTCTACAACGCGCAGCGGCTGACCTCCGACGAGCGCGATCATCTGAACCTGCAGGCGGCCTTCGACCGCATCATCACCGGCATCGCCGACCTGAACGACGCCGAACAGGCCTACCGGCTGGTCCAGGAACACCTGCGGGGAGGCGAGAGCGGCGATCCCAACCCCCTGAACAACCTCAACCGGGTGCACGAGGTCAAGCAGTCGCCGTTCGACCCGGCCAATGCCGTCGGCGGCCTGTACCTGGTGACCGAGCCCCGGCTCGGCCTGCGCTCCAACGGGGCCACGCCGTCCGACCCCTCCTGA
- the asnB gene encoding asparagine synthase (glutamine-hydrolyzing) — MCGIAGWVDFGRDLTRERPTLQAMTNTLANRGVDDQGLWVRGDVALGHTRTAVIDLAGGAQPLTVEEDGRPVAVIVYNGEVYNFKQLRTELQARGQRFRTRSDTEVVLRSYLEWGPDCAKRLEGIFAFAVWDLRREELVLVRDRLGVKPLFYTRLPEGILFGSEPKALLANPLVRPVVAVEGLQELFATAKKPGQSVFRDMRALLPGHTLTVGRGGVVDRTYWALEARPHTDDLDGTITKVRSLLEDIVLRELEADVPLCTALSGGVDSSAITAIAAKWRRQLHGERVRTFVTTFDDYARNFQPDDVRFSPDEPYAAEVARHLGSDHVKIMLNTQDLMDPETRLAVLLAQDMPTTLGDMDTSNYLTSREIKTHSTVALAGEVADEIFGGYNWMYNPDLLNADVFPWVANETRQQGSPTGQGRRLFDQGLMRKLDMNHYYADHYRQALAEAPHQDGEDAKERRMRSVGYVTLTRWLPMLLDRDDRLSMAHGLELRVPYADHRLVEYMYNTPWSFKTFDGREKSILRAAVRDLVPPSVLERTKSPWPVTQDPAYTKMLHDELSALVADASSPALPFLDTDAVRHTLEHPSSIAHEWVSRMHIEMALQFNTWLRHYNVELAI; from the coding sequence ATGTGCGGCATCGCCGGCTGGGTGGACTTCGGGCGCGACTTGACGCGGGAGCGGCCGACGCTGCAGGCAATGACCAACACGCTGGCCAACCGGGGTGTGGACGACCAGGGGCTGTGGGTGAGGGGCGACGTCGCACTCGGGCACACGCGCACCGCCGTCATCGACCTGGCCGGCGGCGCGCAGCCGCTGACCGTCGAGGAGGACGGCCGCCCCGTCGCGGTGATCGTCTACAACGGCGAGGTCTACAACTTCAAGCAACTCCGGACCGAGCTGCAGGCACGGGGGCAACGCTTCCGCACCCGCAGCGACACCGAGGTGGTCCTGCGCTCCTACCTCGAATGGGGGCCCGACTGCGCGAAGCGGCTTGAGGGTATCTTCGCCTTCGCCGTCTGGGACCTGCGCCGCGAGGAGCTCGTCCTGGTCCGCGACCGGCTGGGCGTCAAGCCCCTGTTCTACACCAGGCTGCCCGAGGGCATCCTGTTCGGTTCCGAGCCGAAGGCGCTGCTGGCCAACCCGCTGGTCCGCCCGGTCGTCGCGGTCGAAGGGCTCCAGGAGCTCTTCGCCACCGCCAAGAAGCCGGGACAGTCGGTCTTCCGGGACATGCGGGCGCTGCTGCCGGGTCACACGCTGACCGTCGGCCGCGGGGGCGTGGTGGACCGGACATACTGGGCGCTGGAGGCGCGGCCGCACACCGACGACCTCGACGGGACCATCACCAAGGTCCGCTCGCTGCTGGAGGACATCGTGCTCCGCGAGCTGGAGGCGGACGTCCCGCTGTGCACGGCGCTCTCCGGCGGCGTGGACTCCAGCGCCATCACCGCGATCGCCGCCAAGTGGCGCCGGCAGTTGCACGGCGAGCGGGTGCGGACCTTCGTGACCACCTTCGACGACTACGCCAGGAACTTCCAGCCTGACGACGTCCGGTTCTCACCCGACGAGCCGTACGCGGCGGAGGTCGCCCGGCACCTCGGCTCCGATCACGTCAAGATCATGCTGAACACCCAGGACCTGATGGATCCGGAGACGCGCCTGGCGGTGCTCCTGGCGCAGGACATGCCGACCACGCTCGGCGACATGGACACCTCGAACTACCTCACCTCGCGCGAGATCAAGACCCATTCCACCGTGGCGCTCGCGGGGGAGGTGGCGGATGAGATCTTCGGCGGATACAACTGGATGTACAACCCGGACCTGCTCAACGCCGACGTCTTCCCCTGGGTGGCCAACGAGACCCGCCAGCAGGGCTCTCCCACGGGCCAGGGCAGGAGACTCTTCGACCAGGGGCTCATGCGGAAGCTCGACATGAACCACTACTACGCCGACCACTACCGCCAGGCACTGGCGGAGGCGCCGCACCAGGACGGGGAGGACGCCAAGGAGCGGCGGATGCGCTCGGTCGGCTACGTCACGCTGACGCGCTGGCTGCCCATGCTGCTCGACCGCGACGACCGGCTCTCCATGGCGCACGGCCTCGAACTGCGGGTGCCCTACGCCGACCACCGGCTCGTCGAGTACATGTACAACACCCCCTGGAGCTTCAAGACCTTCGACGGCAGGGAGAAGAGCATCCTGCGCGCGGCGGTGCGCGACCTGGTGCCGCCGTCCGTCCTGGAGCGCACGAAGAGCCCGTGGCCGGTCACCCAGGACCCGGCCTACACCAAGATGCTGCACGACGAACTGTCCGCCCTGGTCGCCGACGCCTCGTCGCCGGCCCTGCCGTTCCTGGACACCGACGCGGTACGGCACACACTCGAACATCCCTCGAGCATCGCTCACGAGTGGGTGAGCAGGATGCACATCGAGATGGCACTGCAGTTCAACACATGGCTGAGGCACTACAACGTAGAGCTGGCGATCTGA
- a CDS encoding NAD(P)H-binding protein, giving the protein MIVVFGSTGNVGRHVVTGLVAAGERVRAFTRDPARARFDESVEVVAGDLRDPGTVLAALTGADGVYVATSPDALAHELAVAAALRRSGAGRVVKLSSVAANAPVTDSYGAAHAAAENAFMDSGAEWTVLRPAGYMSNVLQWRSSITSQGRVYQPYGKVRRAVIDPEDVAAVAVACLTTAGHHGKAYQLTGPEALTAPQQTARVSVALGRPLEFVDVDPEQARNGMIRAGMPPELVDGLLSSMADPGPLRGGTPQSTVRQITGRPPATFDSWLARHLTELHG; this is encoded by the coding sequence ATGATCGTGGTGTTCGGATCCACCGGCAATGTGGGGCGGCACGTCGTGACCGGGCTGGTGGCCGCCGGTGAACGGGTACGCGCGTTCACCCGCGACCCCGCCCGCGCCCGGTTCGACGAGAGCGTGGAGGTCGTCGCGGGAGATCTCAGGGACCCCGGCACCGTGCTCGCCGCGCTCACCGGTGCGGACGGCGTCTACGTGGCGACCAGCCCTGACGCGCTGGCACACGAACTCGCCGTGGCCGCAGCGCTGCGCCGGTCCGGGGCCGGCCGGGTGGTGAAGCTGTCGTCCGTCGCCGCCAACGCGCCGGTGACCGACTCCTACGGGGCGGCGCACGCGGCCGCCGAGAACGCCTTCATGGACTCGGGCGCCGAGTGGACCGTGTTGCGTCCGGCCGGATACATGTCGAACGTGCTGCAGTGGAGATCGTCGATCACATCGCAGGGCAGGGTCTACCAGCCCTACGGCAAGGTCCGGCGGGCCGTGATCGATCCGGAGGACGTGGCCGCCGTCGCGGTCGCCTGCCTGACGACGGCCGGCCATCACGGAAAGGCCTACCAGCTCACCGGGCCCGAGGCGCTGACGGCACCCCAGCAGACGGCCAGGGTCTCCGTCGCGCTCGGCCGCCCGCTGGAGTTCGTCGACGTCGATCCGGAGCAGGCCAGGAACGGCATGATCCGCGCGGGGATGCCGCCGGAGCTCGTGGACGGGCTCCTCTCCTCGATGGCGGATCCCGGCCCGCTACGGGGCGGCACGCCGCAATCCACCGTGCGGCAGATCACCGGCCGCCCACCGGCGACGTTCGACTCCTGGCTGGCCCGGCATCTGACGGAACTCCACGGCTGA
- a CDS encoding nitroreductase family protein: MDFADVLRRRQMVRSYTDEPVSDDALNRILQALRRAPSAGFSQGHRLVVVTDAKLRQQAADIAESRYVELGFPPWISEAPVHIYVGTRENSYHERYGGAEEVRPGYTEIPWPVPFWWFDCGALFMLLQLAAINEQLATGYFSSVYTDELAALAQVAGLPDDVALAGVLTIGHPDNGRSLPIPANAVFRKPNDELIEWRR, from the coding sequence ATGGATTTTGCCGACGTGCTGCGCAGGCGCCAGATGGTGCGCAGCTACACCGACGAGCCTGTGTCCGACGACGCGCTGAACCGCATCCTGCAGGCGCTGCGCCGCGCGCCCAGCGCGGGGTTCAGCCAGGGGCACCGGCTTGTCGTCGTCACCGACGCCAAGCTCCGGCAGCAGGCCGCCGACATCGCCGAGAGCCGGTATGTCGAGCTGGGCTTCCCCCCGTGGATCTCCGAGGCGCCCGTGCACATCTACGTCGGCACGCGCGAGAACTCCTACCACGAGCGCTACGGGGGAGCCGAGGAGGTCCGGCCCGGATACACGGAGATCCCCTGGCCGGTGCCGTTCTGGTGGTTCGACTGCGGGGCGCTGTTCATGCTGCTGCAGCTCGCCGCGATCAACGAGCAGCTCGCGACCGGGTACTTCAGCTCCGTCTACACCGACGAGCTGGCCGCCCTGGCACAGGTGGCCGGCCTGCCGGACGACGTCGCCCTCGCCGGCGTCCTCACCATCGGGCACCCTGACAACGGCCGCTCCCTCCCCATCCCCGCGAACGCCGTTTTCCGCAAGCCGAACGATGAGCTCATCGAGTGGCGCCGGTAG